One segment of Paraburkholderia caribensis DNA contains the following:
- a CDS encoding AraC family transcriptional regulator has protein sequence MDLLSRFLSLMPVSGRVDVRCHFGAPWAIEEGPAGVREIPYHVLLSGRAVLEDGNGPPEHLAAGDIIVFPTGSPHRIHDGSGAPPVPVTERRNIMLSVAENSGTGDTVDILCGRFLLGAVPDRLLRDHLPSRLVVRSGARTTSNGDAAANGEQPGGVAGSRLARLIQLMREEATDECPGSETLVNHLSAALFALTLRFASEAAHPPHGLLALAGRPRLQAALSAMFESPGKPWTLDQFAALCNMSRATFVRQFQEAIGRSATDVLTEVRMTIAGRMLLESTTPVGDIGETVGYQSEAAFQRVFKKQIGVTPARWRASGGPMQPAQEAAAADAAADAEQ, from the coding sequence TCGGCGCGCCATGGGCGATCGAAGAAGGCCCGGCGGGCGTGCGCGAGATTCCGTATCACGTGCTGCTGTCGGGGCGCGCGGTGCTCGAAGACGGCAACGGGCCGCCCGAGCATCTGGCCGCGGGCGACATCATCGTGTTTCCAACGGGCAGCCCGCACCGTATCCACGACGGCAGCGGCGCGCCGCCCGTGCCCGTCACGGAGCGGCGCAACATCATGCTGAGCGTCGCGGAGAACAGCGGCACGGGCGACACGGTCGACATCCTGTGCGGCCGCTTCCTGCTCGGCGCCGTGCCGGACCGGCTGCTGCGCGATCACTTGCCGTCACGGCTGGTGGTGCGCAGCGGCGCGCGTACCACCAGCAACGGCGACGCCGCCGCCAATGGCGAACAGCCGGGCGGCGTCGCGGGCTCGCGGCTCGCGCGGCTGATTCAACTGATGCGCGAAGAGGCCACGGACGAATGCCCCGGCAGCGAAACCCTCGTCAATCATCTGTCGGCGGCGCTGTTCGCGTTGACGCTGCGCTTCGCGAGCGAGGCCGCGCATCCGCCGCACGGGCTGCTGGCGCTGGCGGGGCGTCCGCGCTTGCAGGCGGCCCTGTCGGCGATGTTCGAGTCGCCCGGCAAGCCCTGGACGCTCGACCAGTTCGCCGCGCTGTGCAACATGTCGCGCGCAACTTTCGTGCGGCAATTCCAGGAAGCGATCGGCCGCTCGGCAACCGACGTGCTCACGGAAGTCCGCATGACGATTGCGGGCCGCATGCTGCTCGAATCGACCACGCCCGTCGGCGATATCGGCGAGACGGTCGGCTATCAGTCGGAAGCGGCGTTCCAGCGCGTGTTCAAGAAGCAGATCGGCGTGACGCCCGCGCGCTGGCGCGCATCGGGCGGACCCATGCAGCCGGCGCAGGAGGCCGCGGCCGCTGACGCTGCGGCTGACGCGGAGCAATAG
- a CDS encoding DUF4148 domain-containing protein — protein sequence MKRVYQALVLAAALGLPLASHAETQPAATRTQVRAELIAAQQAGQYPQSDTRYPEPANDPAAAPHVFHRSHDLIATSYGPSASGSAGSGFRAARAHSLAGASSAFDDIYRGQ from the coding sequence ATGAAACGCGTCTATCAAGCTCTCGTTCTTGCGGCTGCATTGGGTCTGCCGCTCGCAAGCCACGCTGAAACCCAACCGGCGGCCACGCGCACACAGGTTCGCGCCGAGTTGATCGCCGCGCAGCAAGCCGGCCAGTACCCGCAAAGCGACACCCGCTACCCGGAGCCCGCGAACGATCCGGCCGCTGCGCCGCACGTGTTTCATCGCTCGCATGATCTGATCGCGACTTCGTATGGTCCGTCGGCCAGCGGCAGCGCCGGTTCGGGCTTCCGTGCAGCGCGCGCGCATTCGCTGGCAGGCGCATCGTCCGCATTCGACGACATCTATCGCGGCCAGTAA
- the grxC gene encoding glutaredoxin 3, which yields MSAITIYTTPTCPYCLAAKALLKKKGVSYEEVNVQGDRATALALMERTGRRTVPQIFVGETHVGGFDDLNALETAGNLDPLLEANAVR from the coding sequence ATGTCCGCAATCACGATCTACACGACTCCGACGTGCCCGTACTGTCTCGCCGCGAAGGCGCTGCTCAAGAAGAAAGGTGTGTCGTACGAGGAAGTCAACGTGCAGGGCGACCGCGCCACGGCGCTTGCATTGATGGAACGCACGGGACGCCGTACGGTGCCGCAGATTTTCGTCGGTGAGACCCATGTGGGTGGTTTCGACGATCTCAACGCGCTGGAAACCGCCGGCAATCTCGATCCGCTGCTCGAAGCGAACGCGGTGCGTTGA
- a CDS encoding acid phosphatase: protein MNEHDAPNPPAAADLPTDDRPDDPDRRRVLTGLAAAGLGLALAGCQSVDSASTGAPRSAADARLDAALRDQVKRIVVIYAENRSFANLYGNFPGVQYPLSAVTPERYVQLDRDGNTPLATLPKIWGGLVPQAQEVDGKRYMIAERDITGLRNQPFHLTDAHGAPLPNSVITRDLVHRFYQNQMQINAGRNNQFAAWGDSGGLVMGHYRSSGESLKLWALAQQYTLCDNFFMAAFGGSWLNHIFLISAQAPLVPDIGNGPGKKLVSVVEGDDPTGTRLKQAPNSPKTALDGPPVFVSDGLFTPDGYAVNTMAPPYQPSMVRPAEGGDPALANPADPKVLPPQRYATIGDRLSDKGVDWAWYSGAWQYALDHRDTGAVPDFQYHHQPFNYFANFAPGTAARARHLRDGGVGDDASTNRFIADVDAGRLPAVTFYKPQGNLNMHAGYADVESGDRHIANVIEHIQRGPQWQNTVIVVTHDENGGWWDHVAPPKGDRWGPGSRIPALVISPLAKKGYVDHSVYDTNSILRLISRVHGLAPLDGVALRDRAFVQNGLTPIGDLTGALDLA from the coding sequence ATGAACGAGCACGACGCCCCCAATCCGCCCGCTGCTGCCGACCTGCCCACCGACGACCGCCCGGACGATCCCGACCGCCGCCGCGTCCTCACCGGGCTTGCAGCAGCGGGCCTCGGCCTAGCGCTGGCGGGCTGCCAGTCAGTCGACAGCGCCTCGACGGGCGCGCCGCGCAGCGCGGCCGACGCCCGGCTTGACGCCGCGTTGCGCGATCAGGTCAAGCGCATCGTCGTGATCTACGCGGAGAACCGCAGCTTCGCCAACCTGTACGGCAACTTCCCGGGCGTACAGTATCCGCTGTCCGCCGTCACGCCCGAGCGCTACGTGCAATTGGACCGCGACGGCAACACGCCGCTCGCCACGTTGCCGAAAATCTGGGGCGGACTCGTGCCGCAAGCGCAGGAGGTCGACGGCAAGCGCTACATGATTGCCGAGCGCGATATCACCGGATTGCGGAACCAGCCATTCCATCTGACCGACGCGCACGGCGCGCCGCTGCCGAACAGCGTGATCACCCGCGACCTCGTGCACCGCTTCTATCAGAACCAGATGCAGATCAACGCGGGCCGCAACAATCAATTCGCCGCGTGGGGCGATTCGGGCGGCCTCGTGATGGGCCATTACCGCAGTTCCGGCGAATCGCTGAAGCTGTGGGCGCTCGCGCAGCAGTACACGCTGTGCGACAACTTCTTCATGGCGGCGTTCGGCGGCTCGTGGCTAAACCACATCTTTCTGATTTCCGCGCAGGCGCCGCTCGTGCCGGACATCGGCAACGGCCCGGGGAAGAAACTCGTGTCCGTCGTCGAAGGCGACGACCCGACGGGCACGCGCCTGAAGCAGGCGCCCAATTCGCCGAAGACGGCCCTCGACGGGCCGCCTGTGTTCGTCAGCGACGGCCTGTTCACGCCCGACGGCTATGCAGTCAACACGATGGCGCCGCCCTATCAGCCGAGCATGGTGCGGCCCGCCGAGGGCGGCGACCCCGCGCTCGCCAATCCGGCCGACCCAAAGGTGCTGCCGCCGCAGCGCTACGCGACGATCGGCGACCGGCTGAGCGACAAGGGCGTCGACTGGGCGTGGTATAGCGGCGCCTGGCAATACGCGCTCGATCATCGCGATACGGGTGCCGTGCCCGACTTCCAGTATCACCATCAGCCGTTCAACTACTTCGCGAACTTCGCGCCAGGCACGGCGGCACGCGCGCGGCATCTGCGCGACGGCGGCGTTGGCGACGACGCGTCCACCAACCGCTTCATCGCCGATGTCGACGCGGGACGCCTGCCCGCTGTGACCTTCTACAAGCCGCAGGGCAATCTGAACATGCACGCGGGCTACGCGGACGTCGAGTCCGGCGACCGGCATATCGCGAACGTCATCGAGCATATCCAGCGCGGCCCGCAATGGCAGAACACCGTGATCGTCGTCACGCACGATGAAAACGGCGGCTGGTGGGATCACGTCGCGCCTCCCAAGGGCGACCGCTGGGGGCCGGGCTCTCGCATTCCCGCGCTCGTCATTTCGCCGCTCGCGAAGAAGGGCTATGTCGATCACAGCGTGTACGACACCAACTCCATCCTGCGTCTGATCAGCCGCGTGCATGGCCTGGCGCCGCTCGATGGCGTCGCGCTGCGTGACCGCGCGTTCGTGCAGAATGGGCTGACGCCCATCGGCGATCTGACGGGCGCGCTCGATCTCGCGTGA
- a CDS encoding YceH family protein, which produces MNSTTDDTPRPAMRALTPLEARVLGVLFEKQHTVPDTYPLSLNSLASGCNQKTSRSPVMNVSESEILDAINSMKRLSLVLEGSSSRVPRFEHNMERVLGLPRQSAALLTALLLRGPQTAAELRLATARLHSFADTSSVEAFLEELAANVPPRVVKLARTPGERESRWMHLLCGEPTAEQIGAGALSDDPLPPGELEGLRAQQRELSERVERLEALVTRLAGELGVPLDDLNGSV; this is translated from the coding sequence ATGAATTCCACCACCGACGATACCCCGCGCCCCGCCATGCGCGCCCTGACGCCGCTCGAAGCCCGCGTGCTGGGCGTGCTGTTCGAGAAGCAGCACACCGTACCCGACACCTATCCGCTGTCGCTCAATTCCCTCGCGTCGGGCTGCAATCAGAAGACCTCGCGCTCGCCCGTGATGAACGTCAGCGAATCCGAGATTCTCGACGCGATCAACTCCATGAAGCGCCTTTCGCTGGTGCTCGAAGGCAGCAGCAGCCGCGTGCCGCGCTTCGAGCACAACATGGAGCGGGTGCTCGGACTGCCGCGCCAGTCGGCGGCGCTGCTGACCGCGCTGTTGTTGCGCGGCCCGCAGACGGCCGCCGAACTGCGGCTCGCCACCGCGCGCCTGCACAGCTTCGCCGATACGTCGTCCGTCGAGGCGTTTCTCGAAGAACTCGCCGCCAATGTGCCGCCGCGCGTCGTCAAGCTGGCGCGCACGCCGGGCGAGCGCGAGAGCCGCTGGATGCATCTGCTGTGCGGCGAGCCGACGGCCGAGCAGATCGGCGCCGGGGCACTCTCCGACGATCCGCTGCCACCCGGCGAGCTCGAAGGGCTGCGCGCGCAGCAGCGCGAGCTGAGCGAGCGCGTCGAACGGCTCGAGGCACTTGTGACGCGCCTCGCGGGCGAACTCGGCGTGCCGCTCGATGACCTGAACGGAAGCGTGTAA
- a CDS encoding TOBE domain-containing protein, producing MRTSARNHFAGQVTAVKAGAVNDEITLRTQDGLEIVAVITHGSASSLGLAAGKPAFALVKASSVIVMVDADSSKVSARNCIAGTVASVTKGAVNSEVIISSAGGAQVAAIVTNDSVERLGLASGKAAAAIFKASSVIVGVD from the coding sequence ATGCGTACCAGCGCCCGTAATCATTTCGCCGGCCAGGTCACGGCCGTCAAGGCCGGCGCCGTCAACGACGAAATCACGCTCCGCACTCAGGACGGACTCGAAATCGTCGCCGTCATCACGCACGGCAGTGCGTCGTCGCTCGGACTCGCGGCGGGCAAGCCGGCGTTCGCGCTCGTCAAGGCGTCGTCGGTGATCGTGATGGTCGATGCCGACAGCAGCAAGGTGTCGGCGCGCAACTGCATCGCGGGCACGGTCGCGTCGGTCACGAAGGGCGCCGTCAACAGCGAGGTCATCATCTCGTCGGCAGGCGGCGCGCAGGTCGCCGCGATTGTCACCAACGACAGCGTCGAGCGTCTCGGCCTTGCCAGCGGCAAGGCGGCCGCCGCGATCTTCAAGGCTTCGAGCGTGATCGTCGGCGTCGACTGA
- a CDS encoding winged helix-turn-helix domain-containing protein, translating to MRIQQEDTIALGPGKVALLEAVREHGSISAAARSLNMSYRRAWLLMDELNRSLKSPATVSEHGGQSGGGSALTPVGEEIIRLYRGIEAQAYAACADDIAALTKMVRR from the coding sequence ATGCGCATTCAGCAGGAAGACACGATCGCGCTGGGACCGGGAAAGGTCGCGCTGCTCGAAGCGGTGCGTGAGCATGGTTCGATTTCGGCGGCGGCGCGCAGCCTGAACATGTCGTATCGGCGCGCCTGGCTGTTGATGGATGAATTGAACCGCTCGCTGAAATCCCCCGCGACGGTATCCGAGCATGGCGGCCAGAGCGGCGGCGGCAGCGCGCTCACGCCCGTCGGTGAGGAGATCATCCGGCTCTATCGCGGCATCGAAGCGCAGGCATACGCCGCCTGTGCCGACGATATCGCCGCGCTCACGAAGATGGTGCGGCGTTGA
- a CDS encoding DMT family transporter → MPRMRIALLTIVAMFAFAGNSLLCRIALKGTSIDPATFTSVRIVSAAIVLWIILRSRSPSQAISGNWLSAFALFVYAAAFSFAYVSLSAGTGALLLFGAVQATMIGYALWRGEHLRMLQWTGLACALAGLVGLVLPGVSAPPLLASLLMLCAGVAWGAYSLRGKRAADPTATTAGNFMRAIPFAAAISAAMFARASIDRTGLLFAAISGALTSGVGYVIWYAALKEIKAATAATVQLSVPLIAAVGGIVLLGEPLTARIALSAAAILGGIALAISRR, encoded by the coding sequence ATGCCGCGCATGCGCATCGCCTTGCTGACGATCGTCGCCATGTTCGCCTTCGCGGGCAATTCGCTGCTATGCCGCATCGCGTTGAAGGGTACGTCGATCGATCCCGCGACGTTTACGTCCGTGCGCATCGTGTCAGCGGCTATCGTGTTGTGGATCATTCTGCGCAGCCGCAGCCCGTCGCAAGCCATCTCCGGTAACTGGCTTTCGGCTTTCGCGCTATTCGTCTACGCGGCGGCGTTCTCGTTCGCCTATGTATCGCTGTCGGCGGGAACGGGTGCGCTGCTGCTATTCGGCGCGGTGCAGGCGACGATGATCGGCTACGCACTCTGGCGCGGCGAACATCTGCGCATGCTGCAATGGACGGGTCTCGCATGCGCGCTCGCGGGGCTCGTCGGGCTCGTGCTGCCCGGCGTGAGCGCGCCGCCACTGCTGGCGTCGCTGCTGATGCTGTGCGCGGGCGTCGCCTGGGGCGCGTATTCGCTGCGCGGCAAACGCGCCGCCGATCCGACGGCCACCACGGCAGGGAATTTCATGCGCGCCATCCCGTTCGCGGCGGCGATCAGCGCCGCGATGTTTGCGCGCGCATCGATCGACAGAACGGGTCTGCTTTTCGCGGCGATATCCGGCGCGTTGACGTCGGGTGTCGGCTATGTGATCTGGTACGCCGCGTTGAAGGAAATCAAGGCCGCCACGGCCGCAACCGTGCAACTGAGCGTGCCGCTGATCGCCGCCGTGGGCGGCATCGTGCTGCTCGGCGAACCGCTGACCGCGCGAATCGCATTGAGCGCGGCCGCGATACTCGGCGGCATCGCGCTTGCGATCAGCCGCCGCTGA
- a CDS encoding FAD-binding oxidoreductase — MANLSSSAIDEFKALTRGQVVLPGDPTFDEARSIWNGMIDRRPAIIVRCAGTADVRRAVNFARDNKLLLAVRGGGHNIAGSAVCDDGMVIDLSQMKSARIDPVARRAYVEPGCLLRDFDHEAQAFGLATPLGINSTTGVAGLTLGGGFGWISRRFGMTVDNLISADVVTANGELIRCNADSHEDLFWAIRGGGGNFGVVTMFEFKLHEVGPEVYGGLVVLPMDQARDALVKYRTAFETWPDELTVWAVARFAPPLPFLPAEVHGKPIIAFAVCYTGPVANGPAVVDEVRKFGTPYGEHLGPMPFTAWQQAFDPLLTPGARNYWKSHNLATLDDGLIDAFVDAIANLPSPQCEIFFGAIGGQTMRAAPDATAYSNRDAKYVMNVHGRWTEAADDERCIAWSRAFFDASAPFALGSVYVNFMTEEESARVGAAYGPNYERLVAVKDRYDPQNLFRHNQNIKPSAMA; from the coding sequence ATGGCGAATCTGTCCAGCAGTGCAATCGACGAATTCAAAGCTCTCACGCGGGGCCAGGTCGTATTGCCCGGCGATCCAACGTTCGATGAAGCACGCAGCATCTGGAATGGAATGATCGACCGTCGCCCCGCGATCATCGTTCGCTGCGCAGGCACGGCCGATGTTCGTCGCGCCGTCAATTTCGCGCGCGACAACAAGTTGCTGCTCGCCGTGCGCGGCGGCGGCCACAATATCGCAGGCAGCGCCGTATGCGACGACGGCATGGTGATCGACCTGTCGCAGATGAAGTCGGCGCGCATCGATCCCGTCGCGCGCCGCGCCTATGTCGAGCCGGGCTGTCTGTTGCGCGACTTCGATCACGAAGCGCAAGCCTTCGGGCTCGCCACGCCGCTCGGCATCAATTCGACGACGGGCGTCGCGGGCCTCACGCTCGGCGGCGGGTTCGGCTGGATCAGCCGGCGCTTTGGGATGACGGTGGACAACCTGATTTCCGCTGACGTCGTTACCGCCAACGGCGAATTGATCCGCTGCAACGCCGATTCGCATGAAGATCTGTTCTGGGCGATTCGCGGCGGAGGCGGCAATTTCGGCGTCGTCACGATGTTCGAGTTCAAGCTGCACGAAGTGGGACCCGAGGTCTACGGCGGCCTCGTCGTGCTGCCAATGGACCAGGCGCGCGACGCGCTCGTCAAATACCGCACTGCGTTCGAAACCTGGCCCGACGAGTTGACTGTCTGGGCCGTCGCGCGCTTCGCGCCGCCGCTGCCCTTCCTGCCCGCCGAGGTGCACGGCAAGCCGATCATCGCGTTTGCGGTCTGCTACACGGGCCCTGTCGCGAACGGTCCAGCCGTGGTCGATGAAGTGCGCAAGTTCGGCACGCCCTACGGCGAACATCTCGGACCGATGCCGTTCACCGCGTGGCAACAGGCCTTCGATCCGCTACTGACGCCGGGCGCGCGCAACTACTGGAAGTCGCACAATCTCGCAACGCTCGACGACGGCCTGATCGACGCGTTCGTCGATGCCATCGCCAATCTGCCTTCGCCTCAGTGCGAGATCTTTTTCGGCGCGATCGGCGGGCAGACGATGCGCGCGGCGCCCGATGCGACGGCTTACTCGAATCGCGACGCGAAGTACGTGATGAACGTGCATGGCCGCTGGACGGAAGCCGCCGACGACGAGCGCTGCATTGCATGGTCGCGCGCGTTCTTCGACGCATCGGCGCCGTTCGCGCTCGGCAGCGTGTACGTGAACTTCATGACGGAAGAAGAATCCGCGCGCGTGGGCGCGGCCTATGGTCCGAACTACGAGCGGCTCGTCGCAGTGAAAGACCGTTACGATCCGCAGAACCTGTTCCGCCATAACCAGAACATCAAGCCATCCGCCATGGCCTGA